One window of the Salminus brasiliensis chromosome 1, fSalBra1.hap2, whole genome shotgun sequence genome contains the following:
- the LOC140549139 gene encoding adhesion G protein-coupled receptor F5-like: MELKRPGSVIVDFTIATTKDVLDFGSANSELSSALTASEFSVNENAFAESKFVCLDSNFGIGILNQNASGNCEGGMVGIQMAQCNSTGQWSQTTNNCTLRVIQDLTDKAEHLDVTEVSQFTANLSNAVEQNSKNITNTSTTIVKVVDLLSTIATISQSLTVTKYVMEDFLKTVDVIVSNDTQEIWKSLNKDNANRNASSALLQSIETIGNSLSDEPLSFTTSNIQLNRTNFTNTFSGTFGQNSTTQIHVSNGNRSNSVTVIVFSALDNVLPVRNATHNESSLTDASINGNVVMIKLDQKFDPVISLTFDIKNSSLLGNPQCVFWNFSVLDGIGGWDSNGCEVQTSGKTGNVLCRCTHTTSFSILMSPNSPEDPALAYITYIGVAISMGSLVLCLLIEIILWKSMTRNDTSYMRHFSTVNLAASLLIADICFIIGAAIVKKGEGMPVHACSAVTFFIHFFYLALFFWMLFSALLLLYRTLVVFSRMSRSVMMAIALIVGYGAPLIIAVITVAVTAGNNAYIQEGNACWLNWVKTKALLAFVIPALTIVVINILVLVVVLYKMVKRGVGAITHAEEKHTMLVIARCVGILTPLFGLTWGFGIGTMVSPAKGIHIVFAVLNSLQGFFILVFGTLLDKKIREALVGKLRLKNFSSNFTVSTSAGPSSSNGKRLVHRFPRKYVYNISEAAHSSTVPSSNSDTFKFIDT, translated from the exons ATGGAGCTTAAGAG GCCTGGGAGTGTAATTGTAGACTTTACAATTGCAACAACTAAGGATGTACTTGATTTTGGATCAGCAAACTCTGAGCTCTCTAGTGCGCTTACTGCCAGTGAATTCAGTGTCAATGAAAATGCCTTTGCTGAAAGCA AATTTGTCTGCTTAGACAGCAATTTTGGTATTGGAATTCTAAATCAGAACGCATCAGGAAACTGTGAAGGAGGCATGGTTGGCATTCAGATGGCACAGTGCAATTCAACTGGACAGTGGAGTCAAACAACAAACAATTGCACCTTGCGTGTAATCCAGGACTTGACAGACAAAGCTGAG cATTTGGATGTCACCGAAGTGTCCCAGTTTACTGCAAATCTCAGTAATGCTGTAGAGCAGAATTCGAAGAACATTACGAACACATCCACGACTATTGTAAAAGTTGTAGATTTACTCAGTACCATCGCCACTATTTCCCAGTCATTAACAGTCACAAAATATGTGATGGAG GATTTCCTCAAAACAGTGGATGTCATTGTATCAAATGACACTCAGGAAATATGGAAGAGCTTGAACAAAGACAATGCCAACCGGAATGCTAGCTCTGCACTTCTGCAGTCAATTGAAACAATCGGAAACAGCCTCTCAGATGAGCCGCTTTCATTTACAACCTCAAACATCCAGCTCAACAGGACTAATTTTACAAACACCTTCAGTGGAACATTTGGACAAAATTCAACCACACAAATACATGTTTCAAATGGAAACAGATCCAACTCAGTCACCGTGATAGTTTTCTCAGCTCTTGACAATGTCTTACCTGTCAGGAATGCTACTCACAATGAGAGCAGTCTAACAGATGCCAGCATCAATGGAAATGTAGTAATGATCAAACTGGACCAGAAATTCGACCCCGTTATTTCCCTTACCTTTGATATAAAAAATAGTTCATTGTTGGGGAACCCTCAATGTGTCTTCTGGAACTTCAGTGTCTTGGATGGAATTGGGGGATGGGACTCAAATGGATGTGAAGTACAGACTTCAGGAAAAACTGGCAATGTTCTTTGTAGGTGTACCCACACAACTTCTTTTTCAATCCTGATGTCACCAAACTCTCCTGAGGACCCTGCTTTGGCATACATAACTTACATTGGTGTTGCTATTTCAATGGGCAGCCTGGTTTTGTGTCTCCTCATTGAAATCATTTTATGGAAATCAATGACCAGAAATGACACATCCTACATGCGCCATTTCTCCACAGTCAACCTGGCTGCATCCCTCTTGATTGCAGATATATGCTTCATCATTGGAGCAGCTATAGTGAAAAAAGGAGAGGGCATGCCAGTGCATGCTTGCAGTGCAGTGACATTCTTTATTCACTTCTTTTACCTCGCTCTTTTCTTCTGGATGTTGTTCTCTGCACTCTTGCTTCTCTACCGCACACTTGTGGTCTTTTCAAGAATGTCCAGGTCTGTAATGATGGCCATAGCGTTAATTGTTGGCTATGGGGCTCCGCTAATCATAGCTGTTATTACTGTGGCTGTAACAGCTGGAAACAATGCATATATCCAGGAAGGAAATGCTTGTTGGCTAAACTGGGTCAAAACTAAGGCCCTTCTAGCATTTGTGATTCCAGCACTGACCATTGTGGTTATTAATATCCTGGTGCTCGTCGTGGTTTTATATAAGATGGTAAAGAGAGGAGTTGGAGCCATCACTCATGCAGAAGAGAAACATACCATGTTAGTCATTGCCAGATGTGTGGGCATCTTGACCCCTCTCTTCGGTCTGACCTGGGGATTCGGCATTGGGACAATGGTGTCACCTGCTAAAGGGATTCACATAGTCTTCGCAGTCCTCAATTCACTACAG GGCTTCTTTATTTTAGTATTCGGAACTCTACTGGATAAAAAG ATCCGTGAGGCTCTTGTAGGAAAGCTAAGACTGAAGAACTTTAGCTCTAACTTCACTGTG AGCACTAGTGCAGGACCATCATCCTCCAATGGAAAGAGATTAGTTCACAGGTTCCCCAGAAAAT ATGTCTACAATATATCGGAAGCAGCTCACTCTTCAACAGTACCTTCAAGCAACTCGGACACATTTAAGTTTATTGACACATGA